In the genome of Hymenobacter taeanensis, one region contains:
- a CDS encoding NIPSNAP family protein, giving the protein MKQLQLVIITILFACGLGSGHAAATTPAGRPAYLELKVYHLKTSQQEAVIDSFLQLQYMPALHAAGIATIGVFKPIGNDTAADRRIYVLTPYSSLKQWEKVTKETTNKLLAAGGTYVNAAHNNPAYSRLETVFIKPFEEMTDLIAPRFSAPKNERVYELRSYEGASEKIFRNKVQMFNAGGEIKLFSRLDFNAIFYGEVVFGSKMPNLMYMTSFPNMPAREAHWKAFGSDPEWKKLSSLPEYQNNVSHIDIVFLRPTEYSEL; this is encoded by the coding sequence ATGAAACAACTTCAGTTGGTGATTATCACTATTCTCTTCGCATGTGGGTTGGGTAGTGGGCATGCTGCGGCAACCACCCCGGCGGGGCGGCCCGCTTATCTGGAGCTTAAGGTGTACCACCTCAAAACCAGCCAGCAGGAAGCGGTGATTGATAGTTTCCTGCAACTCCAGTATATGCCGGCTCTGCACGCCGCTGGTATTGCTACCATTGGCGTGTTCAAACCCATCGGTAACGATACGGCCGCTGATAGACGGATTTATGTTTTGACTCCTTATAGCTCGCTCAAGCAGTGGGAGAAAGTAACCAAGGAAACCACCAACAAGCTCCTCGCAGCTGGGGGCACCTATGTAAACGCCGCCCATAATAACCCGGCTTACAGCCGCTTAGAAACAGTCTTTATCAAGCCCTTCGAGGAAATGACCGACCTAATTGCTCCGCGATTTAGTGCGCCCAAAAACGAACGGGTATATGAGCTGCGGAGCTATGAAGGGGCCAGCGAGAAGATATTCCGGAATAAAGTGCAGATGTTTAATGCCGGAGGGGAGATTAAGCTATTCTCCCGCCTCGACTTTAATGCTATTTTCTATGGGGAAGTGGTCTTCGGCTCAAAAATGCCGAACCTGATGTACATGACCTCTTTCCCGAATATGCCAGCTAGGGAAGCGCATTGGAAAGCCTTCGGCAGCGACCCGGAGTGGAAGAAATTATCCAGCCTGCCCGAGTATCAGAACAACGTGTCGCACATCGACATCGTGTTCCTGCGCCCGACTGAGTATTCGGAGCTTTAA
- a CDS encoding nucleotidyltransferase domain-containing protein — protein sequence MLTRIQTALIQFETSHNIRILYACESGSRAWGFPSPDSDYDVRFLYVHPAEWYLTLDEGPDTLNFPVDDELDLAGWELRKALKLLHSSNAAVFEWLQSPVVATVSAGR from the coding sequence ATGCTTACTCGCATCCAAACCGCTCTTATTCAGTTTGAAACCTCCCACAATATCCGCATCCTGTACGCTTGCGAGTCGGGGAGCCGGGCGTGGGGCTTCCCGTCGCCGGATTCGGACTATGATGTGCGCTTCTTGTATGTGCATCCTGCCGAGTGGTACCTAACGCTGGATGAGGGCCCCGATACCCTGAATTTTCCCGTTGACGATGAGCTGGACTTGGCTGGTTGGGAGTTACGCAAGGCTCTGAAGCTGCTGCACAGCTCTAACGCTGCCGTGTTTGAGTGGCTGCAGTCGCCGGTGGTTGCTACTGTTTCAGCTGGTAGATAA
- a CDS encoding sensor histidine kinase, whose translation MKLTTKFSLFNALSRGAILLLLVGVLPLAMSRLALVTTDQRLAQKKEKVLQLIRRNGISAFIEGGQSSYGSYNLLKEEFISLEAIPPGPKIDVIEDSKRAVEDEIVEYRVLSYSFDQGGKNYLLEIGRSTGSIGETERNFRNYAFYILLIAIALTTLADLAFFRYLLEPFYTIIRQRLKNAHHPAAFNFAPIPTNTDDFRYLDESLREMMTTIQASFTKERKFIADASHELLTPLAALQYRFDNMLTDESLSNENLLRVVESQRTVHRLRTIIKSLLMISKIENDQFTRTETVSLSQLVAEVSEEVQDRLTVLDLTLTHEIKPDFDVVNCNRGLLFTLLFNLVNNAIKYNREGGLIYVLGRPALTTGYELEIRDTGLGISKEQLPRLFQRFDKGTTADSDSYGLGLSIVRTIADLHGIKIEVNSIEGLGTSFLLNFPTPEATSHHAGAQRHTVS comes from the coding sequence TTGAAGCTTACCACTAAATTTTCCCTTTTTAACGCTCTCTCCCGTGGGGCTATTCTGCTGCTGCTAGTGGGCGTACTTCCGCTGGCCATGAGCCGGTTGGCCCTGGTAACTACGGATCAGCGGCTGGCCCAGAAGAAGGAAAAAGTACTACAACTGATTCGGCGTAATGGTATCTCAGCCTTCATTGAGGGGGGGCAGTCGTCGTATGGTAGTTACAACCTACTGAAGGAGGAGTTCATTTCTCTGGAAGCCATACCGCCCGGCCCCAAGATCGACGTTATTGAGGACTCTAAGCGAGCTGTAGAGGACGAGATTGTGGAGTACCGCGTGTTAAGCTATTCCTTCGACCAAGGGGGTAAAAACTACCTGCTGGAGATTGGGCGCAGCACAGGCAGTATTGGCGAAACAGAGCGCAATTTTCGCAATTACGCCTTCTATATTCTACTGATTGCCATTGCCTTAACCACGCTGGCCGACCTAGCCTTTTTCCGGTATCTGCTGGAGCCATTCTATACGATCATCCGGCAGCGGCTGAAGAATGCGCATCACCCGGCGGCCTTCAACTTCGCTCCCATCCCCACGAACACCGACGATTTTCGCTACCTCGACGAGAGCCTGCGCGAAATGATGACGACCATTCAAGCCTCCTTTACCAAAGAGCGCAAGTTTATTGCTGATGCTTCGCACGAACTGCTTACCCCGCTAGCAGCCCTGCAGTATCGTTTTGATAACATGCTCACCGACGAGAGCCTTTCCAATGAAAACCTGTTGCGCGTGGTGGAGTCGCAGCGCACCGTGCACCGGCTGCGCACCATCATCAAGTCGCTGCTGATGATTTCCAAGATTGAAAACGACCAGTTTACCCGCACGGAAACCGTATCGTTGAGCCAATTGGTAGCCGAGGTGAGCGAGGAAGTGCAGGACCGCCTGACCGTGTTGGACCTGACCTTAACGCACGAGATAAAGCCAGACTTTGACGTAGTGAACTGCAACCGTGGGCTGCTGTTTACACTGCTGTTTAACCTGGTGAATAACGCCATTAAATATAACCGCGAGGGAGGCCTGATTTACGTACTAGGCCGCCCTGCCCTAACCACCGGTTATGAGCTAGAAATCAGAGATACTGGCCTAGGCATTAGCAAGGAACAGCTACCGCGGCTGTTTCAGCGTTTCGACAAAGGCACCACCGCCGACTCCGACAGCTACGGCCTGGGCCTATCCATCGTCCGGACTATTGCCGACCTGCATGGTATCAAGATCGAGGTAAACTCTATTGAAGGGCTGGGCACCTCTTTCCTGCTGAATTTCCCAACACCTGAGGCTACCTCACACCACGCCGGGGCCCAGCGCCATACGGTGAGCTAG
- a CDS encoding response regulator transcription factor yields the protein MTVLVVEDERTLARELGIFLHQQNFTCTVARNAREAREQLADTPFDFVLLDLGLPDGDGLQLLAEAKQNEITAAFIVLTARGAVEDRISGLELGADDYLAKPFSLPELLARMHAITRRRFGLHKPMVNCGEFHLDLQSRRVLFSGNEVSLSVKEFDVLSYLVLHKNRVLTRLQLTEHIWGNLPASGFDSNYIDAHIKNLRKKLSQYSEVEWLETVRGVGYRVRQL from the coding sequence ATGACTGTTTTAGTTGTTGAAGACGAGCGTACTCTGGCCCGGGAGTTGGGCATTTTCCTGCACCAGCAAAACTTTACCTGCACGGTAGCCCGCAACGCCCGAGAGGCCCGCGAGCAGCTGGCCGATACACCGTTCGACTTCGTGCTCCTCGACCTAGGCCTGCCCGATGGCGACGGATTGCAGTTGCTGGCTGAGGCCAAGCAGAATGAGATAACCGCAGCCTTTATCGTGCTCACGGCCCGTGGTGCTGTTGAAGACCGTATCAGTGGCCTAGAGCTAGGCGCCGATGACTACCTGGCCAAGCCCTTCTCCCTACCAGAACTACTAGCGCGCATGCACGCCATCACGCGCCGTCGCTTTGGGTTGCACAAGCCCATGGTAAACTGCGGAGAGTTTCACTTGGACCTGCAGAGCCGCCGAGTACTGTTTTCGGGTAATGAGGTTAGCCTTTCAGTGAAGGAGTTTGACGTACTGAGCTACTTGGTGCTGCACAAAAACCGAGTGTTAACTCGCCTGCAGCTAACTGAACACATCTGGGGCAACCTGCCTGCTTCGGGCTTCGATTCTAATTACATTGATGCCCATATTAAAAATCTGCGCAAAAAACTAAGCCAGTACAGCGAGGTAGAATGGCTTGAAACAGTGCGTGGCGTAGGATATCGGGTGAGGCAATTATAG
- a CDS encoding GNAT family N-acetyltransferase encodes MSIFLRKSKNGIRMQNQVQLRQTKQADLEQLFYFQLDEEAGYLAAFMPANHTNKEAYLEKYTRFLHAPTINMQTIMVGETIVGSIAKFILEGDAEITYWLDRRFWGKGIATSALRNFLAVEGTRPIRGRVAFDNVSSQKVLENCGFVKISTDKGFANARQTEIVEFIYQLKQ; translated from the coding sequence GTGAGCATATTTCTACGTAAGAGCAAGAACGGTATCAGGATGCAGAACCAAGTACAGTTACGGCAGACCAAACAAGCTGACCTAGAGCAGCTGTTTTACTTTCAGCTTGATGAAGAGGCAGGTTACCTGGCAGCCTTTATGCCGGCAAACCATACCAACAAAGAGGCCTACTTAGAAAAATACACCCGTTTTCTGCATGCCCCAACCATCAACATGCAGACCATTATGGTTGGGGAAACTATCGTGGGCAGTATCGCTAAGTTTATACTGGAAGGCGACGCCGAAATCACCTATTGGCTAGATCGGCGCTTTTGGGGTAAAGGCATTGCCACCTCCGCCCTGAGGAATTTTCTAGCTGTTGAAGGCACTAGGCCTATTCGGGGGCGAGTTGCCTTTGACAACGTGAGCTCACAGAAGGTGTTGGAAAACTGCGGGTTTGTGAAAATCAGCACCGACAAAGGATTCGCTAATGCGCGCCAGACCGAGATAGTTGAATTTATCTACCAGCTGAAACAGTAG
- a CDS encoding HAD family hydrolase → MPYSLLLFDYDGTLCDTRQAIGHALRRTFQELDHPEPLPEVLEGVVHQGLPLAQTLGRFYPAGSTALPDNWLPVYRHLYATEAEPLVQPFAGALEVLAAATAQGAQIVVLSNKGLPILEDSLSRLGLRQYALLVLGDGSTNAAGERVALKPAPDLFTQLIQPRFPDHSLASTLMIGDTATDLKFARNCGIASCWASYGFGQEADSLAQNPTYIIQSLREVLPIIKENHQ, encoded by the coding sequence ATGCCTTATTCCTTATTGCTGTTTGACTACGATGGAACCCTGTGTGATACCCGGCAGGCCATTGGCCACGCCTTGCGCCGCACCTTTCAGGAGCTAGACCACCCAGAGCCCCTGCCTGAAGTGCTGGAAGGCGTAGTGCACCAAGGCCTCCCGCTGGCCCAAACGCTAGGCCGGTTTTACCCCGCCGGCTCCACGGCTCTGCCCGACAACTGGCTGCCGGTTTACCGCCACCTCTATGCCACCGAAGCCGAACCCCTTGTACAACCATTTGCGGGAGCGTTAGAAGTGTTGGCGGCTGCCACGGCCCAGGGCGCGCAAATTGTAGTGCTCAGTAACAAGGGCTTACCCATTCTGGAGGATTCCCTGTCTCGCCTAGGCCTGCGCCAGTATGCGTTGCTCGTGCTGGGTGATGGCAGCACAAATGCGGCCGGTGAGCGAGTAGCTCTCAAACCCGCTCCCGATCTGTTCACGCAGTTGATTCAGCCACGCTTTCCTGACCACAGCTTGGCTAGCACCCTCATGATTGGTGATACGGCCACCGACCTGAAGTTTGCCCGCAACTGCGGAATTGCTTCGTGCTGGGCAAGCTACGGCTTCGGGCAGGAAGCCGACAGTCTAGCTCAGAATCCTACTTATATTATCCAGAGCCTGCGGGAAGTGCTGCCCATTATCAAGGAAAACCATCAATAA
- a CDS encoding ADP-ribosylglycohydrolase family protein: MESTAIISSGKLLEQQIRAALLGLAVGDALGEPVEFQSRAARQQLPVVHMQAYGTHNQPAGTWSDDASLTFCLAEAIADGFSLKKVARNCCRWYSSNFWTPHGSVFDIGITTREAIQRLESNPDLVRAGGTDEYSNGNGSLMRILPLAFYHPEATVESRFQRIFEVSAVTHGHIRAAVACFLYLEVARHLRAGLTSMEAYTKLCAEAPAQLYKLNTPAREADHFERILSGRLLDLHVTAINSGGYVMHTLEAALWCLLRYDTFPETVLAAVNLGDDTDTTGAVTGGLAALYYGEVAIPTEWLAVLARRTAIEDLAHRMALGPGVV; encoded by the coding sequence GTGGAGTCAACAGCAATAATATCCAGCGGCAAGCTATTGGAGCAGCAGATTAGAGCGGCGCTGCTAGGCCTGGCAGTGGGTGATGCTCTGGGCGAGCCGGTTGAGTTTCAAAGTCGTGCCGCGCGTCAGCAGCTGCCCGTGGTGCACATGCAGGCCTACGGGACGCATAACCAACCCGCCGGTACCTGGTCGGATGATGCCTCGCTCACGTTTTGCCTGGCGGAGGCCATTGCCGATGGTTTCAGCCTGAAAAAAGTGGCCCGTAACTGCTGCCGCTGGTACTCCAGTAACTTCTGGACGCCTCACGGTTCCGTGTTTGATATCGGTATCACAACGCGGGAGGCCATTCAGCGGTTAGAGTCGAACCCTGACCTGGTTCGGGCCGGCGGTACAGATGAATACAGCAACGGAAATGGCTCGTTGATGCGAATTTTGCCCTTGGCGTTCTATCACCCTGAGGCCACAGTAGAGAGCCGGTTTCAACGGATCTTCGAGGTGTCCGCTGTAACGCACGGCCACATTCGCGCAGCAGTAGCCTGCTTTCTCTACCTCGAAGTGGCTCGGCACCTGCGCGCCGGCCTTACCTCAATGGAAGCCTATACCAAGCTGTGCGCCGAAGCGCCGGCCCAACTGTACAAGCTCAACACACCTGCTCGCGAAGCCGACCACTTTGAGCGTATTCTCAGCGGCCGTCTGCTTGACTTGCACGTCACAGCAATCAACAGCGGTGGCTACGTAATGCACACCCTGGAAGCGGCCCTGTGGTGCCTGCTGCGCTATGATACCTTCCCCGAAACCGTACTGGCCGCCGTAAACCTCGGCGACGATACCGACACTACCGGCGCCGTAACGGGTGGCCTAGCTGCCCTCTATTACGGCGAAGTGGCTATTCCTACCGAGTGGCTCGCCGTGCTGGCCCGGCGCACTGCTATTGAAGACCTAGCTCACCGTATGGCGCTGGGCCCCGGCGTGGTGTGA
- a CDS encoding DNA polymerase beta superfamily protein yields MLTITELRQRGLILFEAISGSRAYGTNLPHSDSDLKGVFILPEAEFYGLEYVPQVANETNDEVFYELRRFVELLLKNNPTVLELLGTPADCVIFRHPLFEAFRPEDFLSQLCLQSFAEYAAAQIRKARGLNKKINHPEPPGRKSVLDFCYVTAGAGAQPVGQWLAEQHLTAEQCGLANVPHLQDLYALFVDASPSGTLGYRGLVRDAETSQDVQLTSVPKGEEPVAYLSFNRNGYSSYCRVYREYHEWVQKRNAERYQNTVQHGKNYDAKNMLHVFRLLRMAHEIALTGQLQVRRPDREFLLQIRRGEFQYEELLQMAEALLEQVEAAFATSHLLTAPDQVAAERLLIQVRRAWYAQAAH; encoded by the coding sequence ATGCTCACTATTACCGAGCTGCGCCAGCGCGGCTTAATCCTTTTTGAAGCCATCAGCGGCAGCCGCGCGTATGGTACTAATCTACCACATTCTGATTCTGATCTGAAAGGCGTATTCATTCTGCCCGAAGCTGAATTCTATGGCCTGGAGTACGTACCGCAGGTAGCGAATGAAACCAACGACGAGGTGTTTTATGAGCTGCGCCGCTTCGTGGAGCTTTTGCTCAAAAACAACCCCACGGTGCTGGAGCTGCTCGGTACCCCCGCTGACTGTGTGATTTTCCGGCACCCATTGTTTGAAGCCTTTCGGCCCGAAGATTTTCTCTCTCAGCTCTGTCTGCAAAGCTTTGCCGAGTACGCCGCGGCCCAAATCAGAAAAGCCCGGGGCCTCAACAAGAAGATCAACCACCCCGAGCCACCCGGCCGCAAGTCGGTGCTGGACTTTTGTTACGTTACGGCAGGAGCCGGGGCCCAGCCGGTAGGCCAGTGGCTAGCTGAGCAACACCTTACGGCAGAGCAGTGCGGGCTGGCCAACGTGCCGCACCTCCAGGACCTGTACGCGCTGTTCGTGGATGCATCCCCGAGTGGTACGCTCGGGTACCGGGGCTTGGTGCGTGATGCCGAAACCTCGCAGGACGTGCAGCTTACCTCCGTGCCTAAAGGTGAGGAGCCAGTGGCTTACCTGAGCTTCAACCGCAATGGCTATAGCAGCTACTGCCGCGTGTACCGGGAGTACCACGAGTGGGTGCAGAAGCGCAACGCCGAGCGCTACCAAAACACCGTGCAGCACGGCAAAAATTATGATGCCAAGAACATGCTGCACGTGTTTCGGCTGTTGCGCATGGCCCACGAAATTGCCCTTACGGGGCAGCTACAAGTGCGCCGGCCAGATCGGGAGTTTCTGCTCCAAATTCGGCGAGGGGAGTTTCAATACGAAGAGCTGCTGCAGATGGCCGAGGCCCTGTTGGAGCAGGTAGAAGCCGCCTTTGCCACCTCTCACTTGCTCACGGCTCCAGATCAGGTAGCTGCTGAGCGCCTCCTGATTCAGGTACGCCGGGCATGGTATGCGCAGGCCGCTCACTAA